Proteins encoded by one window of Labrus bergylta chromosome 2, fLabBer1.1, whole genome shotgun sequence:
- the vps33a gene encoding vacuolar protein sorting-associated protein 33A — protein sequence MAAHLSYGRVNLNILREAARKELREFLDKCAGSKAIVWDEYLTGPFGLIAQYSLLKEHEVEKMFTLKSGRLPSADVKNIIFFVRPRLELMDIIAENVFSEDKMHSARDFHILFVPRRSMLCEQRLKEQGVLASFINIDEYILDLIPYDGDLLSMEYESAFRECYLENDQTSLYHTAKGLMTLQALYGTIPQIYGKGECARHVANMMLRMKREFAGIQNQILPVFDTLLLLDRNVDLLTPLATQLTYEGLIDEIYGITNGYVKLPPEKFAQKKQGEGSKDLPTEPKKLQLNSAEELYAEIRDKNFNAVGAALSKKAKIISAAFEERHNAKTVGEIKQFVSQLPHMQAARSSLANHTSIAELIKDITTSEAFFDNLTVEQEFMTGVDTDKVNTYIEDCIAQKDPLIKILRLVCMQSVCNNGLKQKVFDYYKREILQTYGYEHMLTLNNLEKGGLLKPQSSSRNNYPTIRKTLKLWMEDANEQNPNDISYVYSGYAPLSIRLTQVLARPGWRSIEEVLKMLPGPHFEERQQLPAGLHKKRQQGENRTTLVFFLGGVSYAEIAALRFLSQMEDSGMEYIIATTKLLNGTTWIKSLMDRPESQTP from the exons ATGGCTGCGCACCTTTCGTACGGCAGagttaatttaaacattttgagagAAGCAGCACGGAAAGAGCTTCGGGAGTTTTTGGACAAGTGTGCGGGAAGCAAG gcCATAGTTTGGGATGAATATCTGACGGGACCTTTTGGACTGATAGCACAGTACTCTCTACTGAAG GAACATGAAGTGGAAAAGATGTTCACCCTCAAGAGTGGCAGGCTGCCCTCTGCTGACGTCAAAAACATCATCTTCTTTGTTCGTCCCAGGCTGGAGCTCATGGACATCATCGCTGAGAATGTTTTCAG TGAGGACAAAATGCACTCGGCGAGAGACTTCCACATCTTGTTTGTGCCTCGGCGGAGCATGCTGTGTGAACAGAGGCTGAAGGAGCAGGGAGTGTTAGCCTCTTTCATTAACATTGACGAGTATATCTTGGACCTGATTCCCTATGATGGCGACCTGCTCTCCATGGAGTATGAAAGTGCTTTTAGG GAGTGCtatttagaaaatgaccaaacaAGCCTTTACCACACAGCCAAAGGCCTCATGACTCTACAGGCACTGTATGGAACCATCCCACAGATCTATGGGAAAGGAGAATGTGCTCGC CATGTTGCCAACATGATGCTGAGGATGAAGAGGGAGTTTGCCGGCATTCAGAATCAGATCCTCCCTGTGTTTGATACTCTTCTCCTCCTGGACCGTAATGTCGACTTGCTCACCCCCCTGGCAACACAGCTCACCTACGAGGGTCTTATTGACGAGATCTATGGAATCACTAACG GTTATGTCAAGTTGCCTCCTGAGAAGTTTGCACAGAAGAAACAGGGTGAGGGGAGTAAAGATTTGCCAACAGAGCCCAAAAAGCTACAGCTTAACTCAGCAGAGGAACTGTATGCAGAAATTCGGGACAAAAATTTCAACGCTGTAGGGGCAGCACTTAGCAAGAAGGCCAAAATAATTTCTGCTGCGTTTGAG gagCGCCATAATGCCAAAACGGTGGGAGAAATAAAGCAGTTTGTATCTCAGCTGCCTCACATGCAGGCAGCAAGAAGCTCGCTGGCTAACCACACATCTATAGCAGAGCTGATCAAGGACATCACCA CATCTGAGGCCTTTTTTGATAACCTAACAGTGGAGCAGGAGTTCATGACAGGAGTTGACACTGACAAG GTTAACACGTATATAGAAGATTGCATTGCCCAGAAAGATCCGCTGATCAAGATTCTGCGTCTGGTGTGTATGCAGTCAGTCTGTAACAATGGCCTCAAGCAGAAAGTGTTTGACTACTACAAGAGGGAGATTCTTCAA actTATGGCTATGAACACATGCTAACGTTGAACAACCTGGAGAAGGGGGGTCTCTTGAAGCCACAGAGCAGCTCAAGGAACAACTACCCCACTATCAGAAAAACCCTTAAACTGTGGATGGAGGACGCCAATGAACAG AACCCAAACGACATCTCCTATGTGTACAGTGGCTACGCACCACTGAGCATTAGACTGACCCAGGTCTTGGCCAGACCAGGTTGGCGCAGCATTGAAGAGGTGCTGAAGATGCTCCCTGGCCCGCACTTTGAGGAGAGACAACAGCTACCAGCTGGGCTTCATAAGAAAC gccagcagggggagaatCGCACAACCCTGGTGTTCTTCCTGGGAGGGGTGTCGTATGCAGAAATCGCAGCTCTTCGCTTCCTCTCTCAAATGGAAGACAGCGGAATGGAGTACATTATAGCCACCACAAAACTCCTAAACGGCACAACTTGGATCAAATCCCTCATGGACCGACCTGAATCCCAGACCCCCTGA